A genomic region of Enterobacteriaceae endosymbiont of Macroplea mutica contains the following coding sequences:
- the dusA gene encoding tRNA dihydrouridine(20/20a) synthase DusA, which produces MKYFRFEIAPMLHRTNKYCRYFYRLLTQKALLYTEMIHCHAIIHNQDILLTNYHDDNLVLQLAGNNSKILALCAIKAEKIGYKEINFNVGCPSLQSQRNNFGACLMNHLHIVTDCIKAMSDSVNIPVTIKTRIGINDANSYDFLCELIYQLSHHGCKRFILHARKALLYNNLTTKKNLTIPLLDYPIIYKIKKKFPSINITLNGGIKNLLEAKKHLQYVDGVMLGRSILHNPRILMHVDQALFSMQKPIQNPISVIESMFPYIEKMLNNGIAFYSIITPILNFFHGMEGAKIFKQYLTNKNNYITYNSIQVLNKALSFIK; this is translated from the coding sequence ATGAAATATTTTCGTTTTGAAATTGCACCCATGTTACATAGAACTAATAAATATTGTAGATATTTTTATAGATTATTAACTCAAAAAGCATTATTATATACAGAAATGATTCATTGTCATGCTATAATACATAACCAAGATATTTTATTAACAAATTATCATGATGATAATTTAGTATTGCAGTTAGCTGGAAATAATTCTAAAATACTTGCTTTATGTGCTATAAAAGCAGAAAAAATAGGATATAAAGAAATTAATTTTAATGTTGGTTGTCCTTCGTTACAATCACAAAGAAATAATTTTGGTGCTTGTTTAATGAATCATTTACATATTGTTACTGATTGCATTAAAGCTATGTCAGATAGTGTGAATATTCCGGTAACAATTAAAACAAGAATAGGCATTAACGATGCAAATAGTTATGATTTTTTGTGTGAACTAATATATCAATTATCTCATCATGGTTGTAAAAGATTTATTTTGCATGCTAGAAAAGCATTATTATATAATAATCTAACAACAAAAAAAAATTTAACAATACCATTATTAGATTATCCTATAATTTATAAAATTAAAAAAAAATTCCCATCAATTAATATTACACTGAATGGCGGTATTAAAAATTTGTTAGAAGCAAAAAAACATTTACAATATGTTGATGGAGTTATGTTAGGTCGTAGTATTTTACATAATCCTAGAATATTAATGCATGTTGATCAAGCATTATTTTCCATGCAAAAGCCAATACAAAATCCTATTAGTGTGATTGAATCAATGTTCCCTTATATAGAAAAAATGTTAAATAATGGTATAGCATTTTATTCTATTATTACACCTATATTAAATTTTTTCCATGGTATGGAAGGTGCAAAAATTTTTAAACAATACTTAACTAATAAAAATAATTATATAACATATAATAGTATACAAGTTTTAAATAAAGCATTATCTTTTATCAAATAA
- a CDS encoding DJ-1/PfpI family protein, whose translation MSQYSVVLCVTDGVEDIEAVTSIDILTRSKINVITISTNNQHKIKCAYGTNLYIDILLKNYQVQNNHIAIILPGGLQAAEHFATNHMLLSYIKLFKKTQRIIGAICATPAIFLATHNIFTTAKMTSYVGLKNLVPDIQWLDKPVVWDEQNKLLTAQSVKHAINFNLKLVSIILNNNIASNIQSVL comes from the coding sequence ATGTCACAATATTCTGTTGTACTTTGTGTTACTGATGGTGTAGAAGATATTGAAGCGGTGACTTCAATTGATATTTTAACAAGAAGTAAAATCAATGTGATAACAATAAGTACAAATAATCAACATAAAATTAAATGTGCTTATGGTACAAATTTATATATTGATATTTTATTAAAAAATTATCAAGTGCAAAATAACCATATTGCTATTATTTTACCTGGAGGGTTGCAAGCAGCAGAACATTTTGCAACAAATCATATGTTGTTATCTTATATTAAATTGTTTAAAAAAACACAACGGATTATAGGTGCAATATGTGCTACGCCAGCTATATTTTTAGCAACACATAATATATTTACTACAGCAAAAATGACAAGTTATGTTGGTTTAAAAAACTTAGTACCCGATATACAGTGGTTAGATAAACCAGTTGTATGGGATGAACAAAACAAATTACTAACTGCACAAAGTGTGAAACATGCTATTAATTTTAATTTAAAATTAGTAAGTATTATATTAAATAATAATATTGCATCTAATATTCAATCGGTATTATAA
- the nusB gene encoding transcription antitermination factor NusB, which translates to MKYEGRYQARKYAVQAIYSWQLSKNNLHDIQYYFIHESIKNIKQIDLDYFNELIIGVIKNSIYLDKTMKPFLSRNLLELGQIEKAILRLSLYELIHRLDIPHKVIINESIGLAKIFGGVDNSYKFINGVLDKMVNQIRI; encoded by the coding sequence GTGAAATATGAAGGCAGATATCAAGCACGTAAATATGCTGTACAGGCTATTTATTCTTGGCAACTATCAAAAAATAACTTACATGATATACAATATTATTTTATACATGAATCTATAAAAAATATTAAACAAATAGATCTTGATTATTTTAATGAATTAATTATCGGAGTAATTAAAAATAGTATTTATCTAGATAAAACAATGAAACCATTTTTATCAAGAAATTTATTAGAATTAGGACAAATTGAAAAAGCTATTTTACGTCTTTCATTATATGAACTTATACATCGTTTAGATATACCACATAAAGTTATTATTAATGAAAGTATTGGTTTAGCAAAAATTTTTGGTGGTGTAGATAACAGCTATAAATTTATAAATGGTGTTTTAGATAAAATGGTTAATCAGATTAGAATATAA
- the glyA gene encoding serine hydroxymethyltransferase: MLNNNHTDKKLWHIINKENIRQKNNIILIASENYVSQEIMDIQGTQLTNKYAEGYVNARYYGGCKYIDQIEQLAIQRAKKLFKVDYVNVQPHSGSQANFAVYHALLSPGDTIMGLSCSHGGHLTHGAKVNFSGQIYNSIFYHTDHTGHINYEDILRLALKYKPKMIIGGFTSYSGLCRWNKIREIADIIQAYFLVDISHIAGLVVTGLYPNPLPYAHVVTSTTHKTLTGPRGGLILSMIQNQYLFHKLDKGVFPGSQGGPLMHVIAAKACAFREALQPSFILYQKQILKNAKVMVKIFKKRKFNIVHNITYNHLFVIDLTNKNITGVEAEKLLENYNIIVNKNLIPDDTHTAMITSGIRIGTPAITKRGFKIKEVILLTHWIADIIDNKTTYLINIKNNIINLCKKYPIY; the protein is encoded by the coding sequence ATGTTAAATAATAATCATACTGATAAAAAATTATGGCATATTATCAATAAAGAAAATATACGTCAAAAAAATAATATTATATTAATTGCATCTGAAAATTATGTTTCACAAGAAATTATGGATATACAAGGAACACAATTAACAAATAAATATGCTGAAGGATATGTTAATGCAAGATATTATGGCGGTTGTAAATATATTGATCAAATTGAACAATTAGCTATTCAACGAGCAAAAAAATTATTTAAAGTTGATTATGTTAATGTGCAACCTCATTCTGGTTCACAAGCTAATTTCGCAGTATATCATGCTTTACTATCTCCAGGAGATACTATTATGGGATTATCATGTTCACATGGTGGACATTTAACTCATGGTGCTAAAGTAAATTTCTCTGGACAAATATACAATAGTATTTTTTATCATACTGACCATACAGGTCATATTAATTATGAAGATATATTACGATTAGCTCTAAAATACAAACCTAAGATGATTATTGGAGGATTTACATCATATTCCGGATTATGTCGTTGGAATAAAATCCGAGAAATTGCGGATATCATACAAGCTTATTTTTTAGTAGATATATCACATATTGCTGGATTAGTTGTAACGGGATTATATCCTAATCCATTACCTTATGCACATGTTGTAACTAGTACTACACATAAAACTTTAACAGGACCTAGAGGTGGATTAATATTATCTATGATACAAAATCAATATTTATTTCATAAATTAGATAAGGGCGTATTTCCTGGTAGTCAAGGAGGCCCATTAATGCATGTAATAGCTGCTAAAGCCTGTGCATTTAGAGAAGCATTACAACCATCATTTATTTTATATCAAAAACAAATATTAAAAAATGCAAAAGTTATGGTTAAAATTTTTAAAAAAAGAAAATTTAATATTGTTCATAATATAACTTATAATCATCTATTCGTGATCGATCTTACTAATAAAAATATCACAGGAGTAGAAGCTGAAAAACTTTTAGAAAATTATAACATTATTGTTAATAAAAATTTAATTCCTGATGATACGCATACAGCTATGATTACTTCAGGTATTAGAATAGGTACTCCTGCTATTACAAAAAGAGGTTTTAAAATAAAAGAAGTCATATTGCTTACTCATTGGATTGCTGATATTATTGATAATAAAACAACATATTTGATTAATATCAAAAATAATATTATAAATTTATGTAAAAAATATCCTATATATTAG
- the der gene encoding ribosome biogenesis GTPase Der gives MAYHYPIITIVGANNTGKSFLYNILTKTNEAIVNSIPGFTRDRQYGYGYIHKYTYVCVDTGNYYLNDGIFLNKYNQEIKMQTIQAIKEADLVILLVRDNILNTLDYQILQDIRTHNKHILLLVNSHNKIDIKELLSLGCDIYRVNLLKNSDLKKLYKILYIFVKKIYKQQNKMIFNNITKDNILSNPQYIKIAVVGMPNVGKSTLINRIIKKNRIIMHSTAGTTRNCIIVPIENYYNNYKNIILIDTPGIYKNNSHLNINTYSYNKTIITIKQSNMILFIIDGGKKTLYKKDIALIQYIINQGKSIIIIINKYDLITSNIFHHFKKNLYKIYKYLPVICISAKTGRGCMNIFKLIYQIYNITHAKIKTSKLMNILYDATNNVSPNIYKGRRIKIKFIHIIQYNPLVIMLHGNQVTRLNNNYKRYLINILHTKLGYIGSPIILQYKNNHNPYIH, from the coding sequence ATGGCATATCATTATCCAATAATCACTATTGTAGGTGCAAATAATACAGGAAAATCTTTTTTATATAATATTTTAACAAAAACAAACGAGGCTATAGTAAATAGTATTCCTGGTTTTACAAGAGATAGACAATATGGATATGGTTATATTCATAAATATACGTATGTTTGTGTTGATACAGGTAATTATTATTTAAATGATGGTATTTTTTTAAATAAATATAATCAAGAAATTAAAATGCAAACTATACAAGCAATTAAAGAAGCAGATTTAGTTATATTATTAGTTAGAGATAATATATTGAATACTTTAGACTATCAAATTTTACAAGATATTAGAACACATAATAAACATATATTATTATTAGTTAATAGTCATAATAAAATAGATATAAAAGAATTATTATCTTTAGGATGTGATATTTACCGTGTTAATTTATTAAAAAATAGCGATCTTAAAAAATTATATAAAATACTGTATATTTTTGTAAAAAAAATATATAAACAACAAAATAAAATGATATTTAATAATATTACTAAAGATAACATTCTTTCTAATCCACAATACATTAAAATTGCCGTTGTAGGTATGCCTAATGTAGGTAAATCTACACTAATTAATCGTATTATTAAAAAAAATCGTATCATTATGCATAGTACCGCAGGTACTACGAGAAATTGTATAATAGTACCTATAGAAAATTACTATAATAATTATAAAAATATAATATTAATTGATACACCTGGAATATATAAAAATAATTCTCACTTAAATATAAATACATATTCTTATAATAAAACTATTATTACAATTAAACAATCTAATATGATATTATTTATTATTGATGGTGGTAAAAAAACATTATATAAAAAAGATATAGCATTAATACAATATATTATTAATCAAGGTAAATCTATTATTATTATTATTAATAAATATGATTTAATTACATCAAATATATTTCATCATTTTAAAAAAAATCTTTATAAGATATATAAATATTTACCAGTTATATGTATATCAGCTAAAACTGGTAGAGGTTGTATGAATATTTTTAAGTTAATCTATCAAATATATAATATTACTCATGCGAAAATTAAAACTTCCAAACTTATGAATATTTTATATGATGCAACAAATAATGTTTCTCCAAATATATATAAAGGTAGACGTATTAAAATAAAATTTATTCATATAATACAATACAATCCATTAGTAATCATGTTGCATGGCAATCAAGTAACTAGATTAAATAATAATTATAAACGTTATTTAATAAATATACTACATACTAAATTGGGTTATATTGGTTCACCTATTATTTTACAATATAAAAATAACCATAATCCATATATACATTAA
- the hisS gene encoding histidine--tRNA ligase, producing the protein MVKNINAVHGMHDYMFPETILWEYIEHVTKKILNNYGYQEIKIPIVEKNLLYHQTIGEDTDIVTKEMYNLYDKNGDMLTLRPEGTTGFIRAILEHNLLYRSHRLWYIGPMFRYERPQKGRYRQFHQIGIEALGLTEPYIDAEIIILTFHIWKNLNIIKYVNLEVNTIGSIAIRKIYMQHLKKFFLKNIKLLDTNSIKKINSNPLRILDSKNIATQQLLKQAPKLKNYLDAYSINNFNILCDLLNHIGIKFHINDNLVRGLDYYNDIVFEWTTINTLDTLKYTICGGGRYNQLIQHMSDKKQNNGVGCAIGIERVLLLLKNLKIFNIFDTYHIDIYLIPMKDNHILYKILEIREKIIKVFPKIRILVSYLFINIKKQIKKAIKQKAHFILIIGDDEISNNTITIKDLKAHSQVSISETQLITTLSKMI; encoded by the coding sequence ATGGTGAAAAATATTAATGCAGTACATGGTATGCATGATTACATGTTTCCAGAGACTATATTATGGGAATATATAGAACATGTAACAAAAAAAATACTAAATAATTATGGTTACCAAGAAATTAAAATACCTATTGTTGAAAAAAATTTATTATATCATCAAACAATTGGTGAAGATACAGATATTGTTACAAAAGAAATGTATAATTTATATGATAAAAATGGTGATATGTTAACTTTACGTCCAGAAGGTACTACTGGTTTTATACGAGCTATATTAGAACATAATCTATTGTATAGATCACATCGTTTATGGTATATTGGTCCTATGTTTCGTTATGAAAGACCACAAAAAGGAAGATATAGACAATTTCACCAAATAGGTATTGAAGCTCTCGGCTTAACAGAACCTTATATTGATGCTGAAATTATAATTCTAACATTTCATATATGGAAAAATTTAAATATTATCAAATATGTAAATTTAGAAGTTAATACTATTGGTTCTATTGCTATCCGAAAAATTTATATGCAACATTTAAAAAAATTTTTTTTAAAAAATATAAAATTATTAGATACAAATAGTATTAAAAAAATAAATTCTAATCCTTTAAGAATTTTAGATAGTAAAAATATAGCAACACAACAATTATTAAAACAAGCACCAAAATTAAAAAATTATTTAGATGCATATAGTATTAATAATTTTAATATATTATGTGATCTATTAAATCATATCGGGATTAAATTTCATATTAATGATAATTTAGTTAGAGGTTTAGATTATTATAATGACATTGTATTTGAATGGACAACAATAAATACTCTAGATACTTTAAAATATACTATTTGTGGTGGTGGTAGATACAATCAATTAATACAACATATGAGTGATAAAAAACAAAATAATGGTGTTGGATGTGCTATTGGCATTGAAAGAGTCTTATTATTATTAAAAAATTTAAAAATTTTTAATATATTTGATACATATCATATCGACATTTATTTAATACCTATGAAAGATAACCATATTTTATATAAAATATTAGAAATACGAGAAAAAATTATAAAAGTTTTCCCTAAAATAAGAATTTTAGTAAGTTATTTGTTTATAAACATTAAAAAACAAATTAAAAAAGCTATAAAACAAAAAGCTCATTTTATATTAATTATTGGTGATGATGAAATATCAAATAATACTATTACCATAAAAGATTTAAAAGCTCATTCTCAAGTAAGTATCTCTGAAACACAATTAATAACTACATTATCTAAAATGATATAA
- the tadA gene encoding tRNA adenosine(34) deaminase TadA encodes MHDDIYWMTHALKLAKQAQNNGEVPVGAVIIKNNKIISQGQNSSIIKHDPTAHAEIIALRNAGTYLQNYRLLNTTMYVTLEPCMMCTGAIIISRIERLVFSIYNTNTHHSIPLANLLNTYKIKIHTGVLVKECTNIIQNFFFNKRIK; translated from the coding sequence ATGCATGATGATATTTATTGGATGACGCATGCACTAAAATTAGCCAAACAAGCACAAAACAATGGTGAAGTTCCTGTAGGCGCTGTTATTATTAAAAATAATAAAATTATTTCTCAAGGTCAAAATAGTTCTATTATAAAACATGATCCTACAGCACATGCTGAAATAATTGCATTAAGAAATGCTGGAACATATTTACAAAATTATAGGTTATTAAATACTACTATGTATGTAACATTAGAACCATGCATGATGTGTACTGGTGCTATTATAATTAGCAGGATAGAACGTCTTGTGTTTAGTATATATAATACTAATACACATCATAGTATTCCATTAGCTAATTTATTAAATACATATAAAATTAAAATACATACTGGTGTTTTGGTTAAAGAATGTACTAATATTATTCAAAATTTTTTCTTTAATAAGAGAATTAAATAA